One Luteolibacter arcticus DNA segment encodes these proteins:
- a CDS encoding LamG-like jellyroll fold domain-containing protein, producing MPRNLHLLLTTLVTALSLGLGSGTSLWGQVVTPVSATASSFFSSAHDPSNLINGTGMVGGGNILTKTANAHGSAQGMWHSDGSAVAGTWVTFDLGTTYTLSAMDIWTLNQPGYLGRGVQTFSVYTSANTTGPISDYVGSFNLAEGTGANGEPVQRRPFIATGVRRVRFVIANCWSGLANDYVGLAEVRFEGVVESINVASGLAGYWNLDETSGSTAADSSGNGNLGTIHNTSANGGQWTTGKVNGALQLRGAGLGDDYVMVPPVETSPTHTMSLSAWVLAAPNSNDTLTGVVENSARALTVAQEGASLPPTLWQHVCMVADSGRLLVYRNGLLVGSGSYDGTFYDPSNPLVLGAHLLADGTTLDAFWQGKLDEVAYWTRPLTAANVFEVFAAGYHGTAVTTANGYANSPPLFVTPPQSANYYQNQPFSLVADASGLGTLTFQWWKDGVPLANGQSRVFNDPGAGPGASGNYSVVVTDGNGNSTTSTSATISVSLPDLEIEWVPAGVQLSWPAAATGYHLEFSPTLGDPWTDVPGVVNNSVTLPTVVPAQFYRLQTN from the coding sequence ATGCCACGCAATCTCCACTTACTGCTGACCACGTTGGTGACCGCTTTGAGCCTGGGGCTTGGCAGCGGGACCTCTCTCTGGGGCCAGGTGGTCACACCCGTCTCGGCAACAGCCAGTTCGTTTTTCAGCTCCGCGCACGATCCCTCGAACCTCATCAACGGCACGGGCATGGTGGGAGGGGGAAACATTCTCACCAAAACCGCCAACGCTCATGGCAGCGCTCAGGGCATGTGGCATTCGGACGGCAGTGCGGTCGCCGGCACCTGGGTCACCTTTGATCTTGGCACCACGTACACCCTGAGCGCCATGGACATCTGGACGCTCAACCAGCCCGGCTACCTTGGCCGCGGGGTCCAGACTTTCAGCGTCTACACCTCCGCCAACACCACCGGTCCTATTTCAGATTATGTGGGCAGCTTCAATCTGGCGGAAGGCACGGGGGCCAATGGGGAACCGGTGCAGCGGCGCCCATTCATCGCCACCGGGGTCCGCCGGGTTCGGTTCGTGATCGCCAATTGTTGGAGCGGACTTGCCAATGATTATGTGGGACTTGCCGAAGTGCGCTTCGAGGGAGTCGTGGAATCCATCAACGTCGCCAGCGGACTGGCGGGTTACTGGAATCTCGACGAAACCAGCGGATCCACAGCGGCCGATTCGTCGGGGAATGGCAACCTGGGCACAATTCATAATACTTCGGCAAATGGTGGCCAGTGGACGACCGGCAAGGTCAACGGCGCGCTGCAGCTTCGCGGTGCTGGCCTGGGCGATGATTATGTGATGGTGCCCCCTGTGGAAACCTCTCCTACCCACACGATGAGCCTCTCGGCATGGGTGTTGGCGGCTCCCAATTCGAATGACACCTTGACCGGCGTGGTTGAAAATTCAGCCCGGGCCCTCACTGTCGCCCAAGAAGGAGCATCGCTGCCCCCGACCCTTTGGCAGCACGTGTGCATGGTGGCTGACAGCGGACGCCTGCTCGTCTATCGCAATGGGTTGCTGGTGGGCTCGGGTTCCTACGACGGAACATTTTACGATCCATCAAACCCGCTGGTGCTGGGGGCGCATCTGCTTGCGGACGGCACTACTCTGGATGCCTTCTGGCAGGGCAAATTGGACGAGGTCGCCTATTGGACCCGTCCATTGACAGCGGCTAACGTCTTCGAAGTTTTTGCCGCGGGCTATCACGGCACTGCGGTTACGACCGCGAACGGCTACGCCAATTCACCGCCGCTGTTTGTCACCCCGCCCCAGAGCGCGAATTACTATCAGAATCAGCCGTTCTCGCTGGTAGCGGATGCTTCCGGTCTGGGCACCCTGACCTTTCAATGGTGGAAGGACGGAGTGCCCCTCGCAAATGGGCAATCCCGGGTTTTCAACGATCCTGGAGCCGGCCCCGGTGCGTCAGGAAATTATTCCGTGGTCGTCACCGACGGCAATGGCAACAGCACCACGAGCACATCGGCCACAATCTCCGTCAGCCTGCCTGATCTGGAGATTGAATGGGTCCCCGCCGGCGTGCAGCTCAGTTGGCCCGCCGCCGCCACAGGCTACCACCTCGAATTCTCTCCGACTCTTGGCGACCCTTGGACAGACGTTCCGGGAGTCGTCAACAATTCCGTGACACTGCCGACCGTAGTTCCCGCGCAGTTCTATCGCCTTCAAACGAACTGA